CCTCGTCGGGGTATTCGTAGGCGAGTTCGTCGAGCGAGAAGCCTGTGCGCTCCAGAACCTCCAGGGTCCGCATGACCGCATCGGGCGCGTCGGCGAACAGCCGCGCCATCTCGGCCGGCGCTTTCAGGTGCCGTTCGGCATTGGCGGCCAGCCGCCGGCCGGCCTCGTGGATGGTGCAGCCCTCGGCGATGCAGGTCAGCACGTCCTGCAGCCGGCGCCGCTCGGGGACGTGATAGCGGACGTCGTTGGCGGCGATGAGCGGCAGACCGAAATGCCGCGACAGCGCCAGCCGTTCACCCAGGCGGCGGCGGTCGTCGCCCCGGCGGAGCATCCAGGCGGCGAGGTAGGCGCGGCCGCCAAAGGCATCGCGCACCCGGCCGAGAAACCCCGCGTCCGCCGATAGGGCGATGGCGACCAGGCCTTCGGCCGCCGCCGCCGCGTCCTCGAAATCGAGATGGCATTCGCCCTTCTCCGCCCGCCGCCGGCCCAGCGTGATCAGGCGGCTGAGCCGGCCATAGGCGGCGCGGTCCGACGGATAGACCAGCATCTCCGCGCCGTCGCGGAAGACCAGCCGGCAGCCGGGGCGGAAGGGCAGGTCGAGGCTCTTCGCCGCCAGGTGCCCGCGGACGACGCCGGCCAGGCTGTTGCGGTCGGCGATGCCGATCCCCGCCAGCCCCAGCGCCTGCGCCTGCGCGGCCAGTTCCTCGGCGTGGGAACCGCCTTCCAGAAAGGAGAAATTGCTGGTGATCTGCCATTCGGCGTAAGCGGTCATGACAAGCAACTGGGAGAGGTCATGCCCGCCCTGTGCGGGCATCCGGAAAGGAAATAGCCGCTTTCACTGCAGCAACCAGACCCCCGCACAAGGCGGGGGTGACAGGCGAGAGAGCCGAATTCCGGGGTTCACGCCGCCGCCGCGAGGCGTTCGAACAGGGCCCATTTCTCCTCGGGCGTCATTTCCCGGGCCGCCATGGCCGTCAGGATCTCGCGCAGTTCCGCCTCCAGGGAACGGCCCTGGATACGGGCGCGGCGCTTCAGCCGCGCGAGCACGGCATCGTCCAGCTTGCGGATCGTCACTGTCGCCATTGTCTCTCTCCTTCTTTCAGAACAGGCCGTGCAGGAACCAGCGCGGCGGACGCGCGACGGGCGCGTCGTAGAGCCCCTCCCGGTAGAGCCAGAAGCGCCGCCCGTCGGCGCAGTCGACGCGGTAGTAGTCGCGGGTCGCCGCCGGCTCCCGCCCGGGGCTGCGCATGTCACGCCACCATTCGGGGGCGATGCGCTCCGGTCCCTCGGCCGCAACCACGCGATGGGTGACGCGCCGCCAGCGGAACCGTCGGGGCGGCAGGTCGGGCAGACCGGCCACCGCCTCCACCGGCTCCGGTTCCGTCAGCAGCCGCGCGGGCCTGGGCGGGGTACGGGGCCAGCCCTCGGCCCGTATGCGGACGCCGGGGGCGACACGGCGCTCGGCCCGCTCGGGCAGATGGCTGTCGCCGGGACGCAGCATGGCCACGCTGCCGGCCCCCAGCCGGTTGGCGAGACGATCAGCCAGCCGGCCGAGCCCGTCCACCGGCGCGGCGCGGCGGTCCAGCCGGGGCTCGGCGGCGGCCAGCGGTTCGGTGCGCGGCGCGGCCAGGATCAT
This genomic window from Minwuia thermotolerans contains:
- a CDS encoding FitA-like ribbon-helix-helix domain-containing protein — translated: MATVTIRKLDDAVLARLKRRARIQGRSLEAELREILTAMAAREMTPEEKWALFERLAAAA